A DNA window from Pseudorasbora parva isolate DD20220531a chromosome 19, ASM2467924v1, whole genome shotgun sequence contains the following coding sequences:
- the kpnb1 gene encoding importin subunit beta-1 isoform X3, translating into MKESTLEAIGYICQDIDPEHLQDNANQILTAIIQGMRKEEPSNNVKLAATNALLNSLEFTKANFDKETERHFIMQVVCEATQCPDNRVRVAALQNLVKIMSLYYQYMETYMGPALFAITIEAMKSEIDEVALQGIEFWSNVCDEEMDLAIEATEASEQGRPPEHTSKFYAKGALQYLVPILTQTLTKQDENDDDDDWNPCKAAGVCLMLLATCCEDDVVPHVLPFIKEHIKHPDWRYRDASVMAFGSILEGPELNQLKPLVIQAMPTLIELMKDPSVVVRDTTAWTLGRICDLLPEAAINEVYLAPLLQCLIEGLGAEPRVASNVCWAFSSLAEAAYEATDAADDQEEPSTYCLSSSFELIVQKLLETTDRPDGHQNNLRSAAYEALMEIVKNSAKDCYPAVQKTTLVIMERLQQVLQMESHIQSTSDRIQFNDLQSLLCATLQNVLRKVQHQDALQISDVVMASLLRMFQSTAGSGGVQEDALMAVSTLVEVLGSDFLKYMDAFKPFLVIGLKNYAEYQVCLAAVGLVCDLCRALMANILPYCDEIMQLLLENLGNENVHRSVKPQILSVFGDIALAIGGEFKKYLDIVLDTLQQASQAQVDKTDYDMVDYLNELREGCLEAYTGIIQGLKGDQENVHPDVMLVQPRVEFILSFIHHIAEDEDRSDGVVANAVGLIGDLCTTFGKDVMKLVEVRPQINDLLTEGRRSKITKTKTLATWATKELRKLKSQA; encoded by the exons ATGAAGGAGTCCACGCTGGAAGCCATCGGATACATCTGCCAGGACATC GACCCAGAGCATCTTCAGGACAACGCCAACCAGATCCTGACGGCCATCATCCAGGGCATGAGGAAGGAGGAGCCCAGCAACAACGTCAAGCTCGCTGCCACTAACGCACTGCTCAACTCACTGGAGTTCACAAAAGCCAACTTTGATAAGGAG ACCGAGAGACACTTCATCATGCAGGTCGTTTGTGAAGCCACACAGTGTCCGGACAACAGG GTGAGAGTGGCTGCGTTACAGAACCTGGTGAAGATCATGTCCCTGTATTATCAGTATATGGAGACGTACATGGGCCCTGCGTTGTTTGCT ATCACAATAGAGGCCATGAAGAGCGAGATTGATGAAGTGGCCTTACAGGGGATTGAGTTTTGGTCTAATGTGTGCGATGAGGAGATGGATCTGGCCATTGAAGCCACTGAG GCCTCTGAACAGGGTCGTCCTCCGGAGCACACAAGCAAGTTTTATGCTAAAGGAGCTCTACAGTACCTGGTGCCCATCCTGACACAGACACTCACCAAACAG GATGAGAATGACGACGATGACGACTGGAACCCGTGTAAAGCTGCAGGTGTGTGTCTGATGCTTTTGGCCACGTGTTGTGAGGACGATGTGGTGCCACATGTGCTACCATTCATCAAAGAGCACATCAAGCACCCGGACTGGCGCTACAGAGACGCCTCCGTCATGGCCTTCGGCTCCATCCTGGAGGGCCCAGAACTCAACCAGCTCAAGCCACTGGTCATTCAG gccATGCCGACCCTGATTGAGCTGATGAAGGACCCCAGTGTGGTGGTGAGGGACACGACGGCCTGGACTCTGGGCCGCATCTGCGATCTGCTGCCTGAGGCGGCCATTAATGAGGTTTATTTGGCCCCGCTGCTGCAGTGCCTGATCGAGGGCCTCGGGGCCGAACCACGCGTCGCCTCCAACGTCTGCTGG GCTTTCTCCAGTTTGGCTGAAGCGGCGTATGAAGCCACAGATGCTGCAGATGATCAGGAGGAGCCCAGCACATACTGCCTGTCCTCTTCCTTTGAGCTCATCGTGCAGAAGCTGCTGGAGACCACAGACAG GCCAGATGGGCACCAGAATAACCTGCGCAGTGCGGCGTACGAGGCTCTGATGGAGATCGTGAAGAACAGTGCGAAGGATTGCTATCCTGCGGTGCAGAAGACCACACTGGTCATCATGGAGCGGCTGCAGCAGGTCCTGCAAATGGAG TCTCACATCCAGAGCACGTCGGACCGAATCCAGTTCAACGATCTGCAGTCGCTCCTGTGTGCCACCCTGCAG AATGTCCTGCGTAAGGTGCAGCACCAGGATGCTCTGCAGATCTCAGATGTGGTGATGGCGTCTCTGCTGCGCATGTTCCAGAGCACAGCCGGGTCCGGCGGCGTTCAGGAGGACGCACTAATGGCCGTCAGCACACTGGTGGAAG TTTTGGGCAGTGATTTCTTGAAATACATGGATGCCTTCAAGCCGTTCCTGGTCATCGGGCTGAAGAATTACGCTGAATATCAG GTGTGTCTGGCTGCGGTGGGGCTGGTGTGTGATCTGTGTCGAGCCCTCATGGCCAATATCCTGCCTTACTGTGACGAAATCATGCAGCTGCTGCTGGAGAACCTGGGT AATGAGAATGTGCACCGGTCTGTGAAGCCCCAGATCCTGTCAGTCTTTGGTGATATTGCTCTTGCTATTGGAGGAGAATTTAAAAAGTACCTGGACATTGTGCTGGACACGCTGCAGCAGGCCTCGCAGGCCCAGGTGGATAAG ACAGACTACGATATGGTGGACTATCTGAATGAGCTGAGAGAAGGCTGTCTGGAAGCGTACACTGGGATCATCCAGGGCTTGAAAGGAGACCAAGAGAATGTGCACC CCGATGTGATGCTGGTTCAGCCTCGGGTGGAGTTCATCTTGTCCTTCATTCATCACATCGCTGAGGATGAAGACCGTTCCGACGGGGTCGTGGCCAACGCTGTGGGCCTTATAGG GGACCTGTGTACAACATTTGGGAAAGATGTGATGAAGCTGGTGGAGGTTCGACCTCAGATCAACGATCTGCTGACGGAAGGCCGGAGGTCCAAGAtcaccaagaccaagactttagCCACATGGGCCACAAAGGAGCTACGCAAGCTGAAGAGCCAAGCTTG A